One window of Cryobacterium arcticum genomic DNA carries:
- a CDS encoding isochorismate synthase, which yields MILLLDQRAPLLWMRRNQGLAGIGTALRLEFSGPTRMQDAAAAWRDVVAAATVTDPLARTGTGLLAFGTFAFDDSSSQTSVLIVPEVIVGREDGQCWVTRIWPTGQAAPEIPLALQPLGDEYRISLLPGALTPAGYREAVSAAVTHIGDRDLSKVVLARDLVGHLPAESDLRRLLTELALGYPDCWTYAVDGLVGSSPETLIRADHNEVNARVLAGTISRGADAAADLEAALTLATSSKDGDEHEFAVQSVLAALRPHTSVLTTSEIPFTVKLPNLWHLATDVEGTLSDGSTSLDLIAAMHPTAAVAGTPTQDALALIRELEPFDRGRYAGPVGWVGADGDGEWAIALRCAQVTPAGDVTAYAGCGIVLDSDPDRELAETKMKFRPVVEAFG from the coding sequence TTGATCCTCCTGCTGGATCAGCGCGCGCCGTTGCTCTGGATGCGCCGCAACCAGGGTCTCGCCGGCATCGGCACGGCACTGCGGCTCGAGTTCTCCGGCCCGACCCGCATGCAGGATGCCGCAGCCGCCTGGCGCGATGTCGTCGCGGCGGCCACCGTGACCGACCCGTTGGCGCGCACGGGCACGGGCCTGCTCGCGTTCGGCACCTTCGCCTTCGACGACTCCTCCAGCCAGACCAGTGTGCTCATCGTGCCCGAGGTGATCGTTGGCCGTGAGGACGGCCAATGCTGGGTCACCCGCATCTGGCCCACCGGACAGGCCGCCCCCGAGATCCCGCTGGCACTGCAGCCGCTCGGCGACGAGTACCGCATCTCGCTGCTTCCCGGCGCGCTGACGCCGGCCGGCTACCGTGAGGCCGTCTCCGCCGCCGTCACCCACATCGGCGACCGCGACCTGAGCAAGGTCGTGCTGGCCCGCGACCTCGTCGGGCATCTGCCGGCCGAGTCCGACCTGCGGCGGCTGCTGACCGAGTTGGCCCTTGGCTACCCGGACTGCTGGACCTACGCCGTCGACGGGCTCGTCGGCTCGAGCCCGGAGACCCTGATCCGCGCCGACCACAACGAGGTCAATGCCCGGGTGCTGGCCGGCACCATCTCCCGCGGGGCGGATGCAGCGGCCGACCTCGAGGCCGCCCTCACCCTGGCCACCTCCAGCAAGGACGGCGACGAACACGAGTTCGCCGTGCAGAGCGTGCTGGCCGCGCTCCGCCCGCACACCTCGGTGCTCACCACGAGCGAGATCCCGTTCACGGTCAAGCTGCCCAATCTCTGGCACCTGGCCACCGACGTCGAGGGCACCCTGAGCGACGGGTCCACCTCCCTCGACCTCATTGCGGCGATGCACCCGACCGCCGCGGTGGCCGGCACCCCGACGCAGGACGCGCTCGCGCTCATCCGCGAGCTGGAGCCCTTCGACCGCGGCCGCTACGCCGGGCCGGTGGGCTGGGTGGGCGCCGACGGCGACGGCGAGTGGGCCATCGCGCTGCGCTGCGCGCAGGTCACCCCGGCCGGGGACGTCACCGCGTACGCCGGCTGCGGCATCGTGCTGGACTCCGACCCCGACCGCGAACTGGCCGAGACCAAGATGAAGTTCCGCCCCGTGGTGGAGGCGTTCGGCTAG
- a CDS encoding class I SAM-dependent methyltransferase codes for MSRADLNKQPAQVAAMFDLVSTHYDRTNALLSVGNASLWRVATTRAVNPKRGERILDIAAGTGTSSVALSHTGAHVVAADFSEGMIKVGRERHAGNPNVEFVQADATALPFADGEFDAVTISFGLRNVVEPKKAIAEFYRVTKPGGRVVICEFSTPPFTPIRVGYFAYLNHVMPRIVKLASSNAEAYDYLGESIAAWPDQPTLSAWLRDAGYDAVAYRNLSLGIVALHRGIKTAAAASPTS; via the coding sequence GTGAGTAGAGCAGATCTTAATAAGCAGCCAGCGCAGGTCGCCGCCATGTTCGATCTGGTCTCGACACACTATGACCGCACGAACGCACTGCTCTCCGTGGGCAACGCCTCGCTGTGGCGTGTCGCGACCACCCGGGCCGTGAACCCGAAGCGTGGCGAGCGCATCCTCGACATCGCCGCGGGAACCGGCACCTCGAGCGTCGCGCTGTCGCACACCGGCGCGCACGTCGTGGCCGCCGATTTCTCCGAGGGCATGATCAAGGTGGGCCGTGAGCGGCACGCCGGCAACCCGAACGTCGAGTTCGTACAGGCGGATGCGACGGCGCTGCCGTTCGCGGACGGCGAGTTCGACGCCGTCACCATCTCCTTCGGCCTGCGCAACGTCGTGGAGCCCAAGAAGGCCATCGCCGAGTTCTACCGCGTCACCAAGCCTGGCGGCCGTGTGGTCATCTGCGAGTTCTCCACCCCGCCGTTCACCCCGATCCGGGTGGGCTACTTCGCCTACCTCAACCACGTGATGCCCCGCATCGTGAAGCTGGCCTCGTCCAACGCCGAGGCCTACGACTACCTGGGCGAATCGATCGCCGCCTGGCCCGACCAGCCCACGCTCAGCGCCTGGCTGCGCGATGCCGGATACGATGCCGTGGCCTACCGCAACCTCAGTCTCGGTATCGTGGCTCTGCACCGCGGAATCAAGACGGCCGCAGCAGCGTCCCCAACCTCCTGA
- a CDS encoding polyprenyl synthetase family protein: MKLTAPVARRSPSVTSQLGLSDRIFSTAADRGLAASIETGLDDVTTSLLGELVFADEIANVTSRYLLNAGGKRVRPMLALLTAHLGDGTVPDVIRAATAIEITHLASLYHDDVMDDADKRRGVPSAQVVWGNSIAILAGDLLFSRANQLMGRLGERAVRLQGDTFERLVLGQLHETVGPADDQDPIDHYIQVLADKTGSLIAAAAQSGIIFSNAPAEFEEPVVLFGERIGVAFQLIDDVLDLSPQPQETGKVPGTDLRAGVATLPLLRLRERAATDARAVDLVARLEADVMNSKGATTEAADSAISALREHDVTTQTLAEAHGWARDAVDALKPLPQGSVKKALTRFAETIVERSS; the protein is encoded by the coding sequence GTGAAATTGACCGCCCCCGTGGCCCGCCGGAGCCCGTCGGTAACGTCGCAGCTGGGCCTGAGCGATCGGATCTTCTCCACGGCCGCCGACCGTGGCCTCGCCGCCAGCATCGAGACCGGACTCGACGACGTGACGACGAGCCTGCTCGGCGAACTCGTCTTCGCCGACGAGATCGCCAACGTCACCAGCCGCTACCTGCTCAACGCCGGCGGCAAGCGCGTGCGCCCGATGCTCGCGCTGCTCACCGCCCACCTGGGCGATGGCACCGTGCCCGACGTCATCCGTGCCGCCACCGCGATCGAGATCACCCACCTGGCTTCGCTGTACCACGACGACGTCATGGACGACGCCGACAAGCGCCGCGGCGTGCCCAGCGCGCAGGTGGTCTGGGGAAACTCCATCGCCATCCTGGCCGGTGACCTGCTCTTCTCCCGCGCCAACCAGCTGATGGGCCGGCTCGGCGAACGCGCCGTGCGCCTGCAGGGCGACACCTTCGAACGCCTGGTGCTCGGCCAGCTGCACGAGACCGTGGGCCCCGCCGACGACCAGGACCCGATCGACCACTACATCCAGGTGCTCGCCGACAAGACCGGGTCGCTCATCGCCGCCGCCGCCCAGTCCGGCATCATCTTCTCCAACGCGCCCGCCGAGTTCGAGGAGCCCGTCGTGCTGTTCGGCGAGCGGATCGGTGTGGCCTTCCAGCTCATCGACGACGTCCTCGACCTGTCGCCGCAGCCGCAGGAGACCGGCAAGGTGCCCGGCACCGACCTGCGCGCCGGAGTCGCGACGCTGCCGCTGCTGCGCCTGCGCGAACGCGCGGCAACGGATGCGCGGGCCGTCGACCTCGTCGCCCGCCTCGAGGCCGATGTGATGAACAGCAAGGGCGCCACCACCGAGGCCGCCGACTCCGCCATCAGCGCGTTGCGCGAACATGATGTGACCACCCAGACCCTCGCGGAGGCCCACGGTTGGGCCCGTGATGCCGTCGACGCCCTCAAGCCCCTGCCGCAGGGCTCGGTCAAGAAGGCGCTCACCCGTTTCGCCGAGACCATCGTCGAGCGATCCAGCTAG
- a CDS encoding FAD-dependent oxidoreductase, producing the protein MTKLRLAIVGAGPAGIYAADILLKAERNFDVSIDLFDHLPAPYGLVRYGVAPDHPRIKGIITALRDVLDRGDIRLFGNVRYGTDITLDDLKKHYNAVIFATGAVHDADLAIPGIELEGSYGAARFVSWFDGHPDVPRTWPLEAKSVAVIGNGNVALDVSRILAKHADDLLPTEIPANVYEGLKASPVTDVHVFGRRGPTSVKFTPLELRELGELNDVDIIVHDEDFDYDDAARAAVASNKQVFVIDKVLNQWRKRETGNASRRLHLHFFARPVEVTDDGNGHVGGFKYERTAPDGQGGVVGTGEIREVPIQAIYRAVGYYGSSLPGIPFDKKRGVIPNREGQVLWKGEPGFESSTASQQMYGVYATGWIKRGPVGLIGHTKSDAMETVRHLINDVGNWWRPESPSEESILELLDERGVAYTDLDGWHRLDQHELALGAEQGRVRVKVVPRHEMVEISRAQVPAEL; encoded by the coding sequence ATGACCAAGTTGCGATTGGCCATAGTCGGTGCGGGCCCCGCCGGCATCTACGCCGCAGACATCCTCCTGAAGGCCGAGCGGAATTTCGATGTCTCCATCGACCTGTTCGACCACCTTCCGGCCCCCTACGGGCTCGTGCGCTACGGCGTCGCGCCCGACCACCCCCGCATCAAGGGCATCATCACGGCGCTCCGGGACGTGCTCGACCGCGGCGACATCCGCCTGTTCGGCAACGTGCGCTACGGCACCGACATCACCCTGGACGACCTCAAGAAGCACTACAACGCGGTCATCTTCGCCACCGGGGCCGTGCACGACGCCGACCTGGCCATCCCGGGCATCGAACTCGAGGGCTCCTACGGCGCCGCCCGGTTCGTGAGCTGGTTCGACGGCCACCCCGACGTGCCGCGCACCTGGCCGCTCGAGGCCAAGTCGGTCGCCGTGATCGGCAACGGCAACGTCGCTCTCGACGTCTCCCGCATCCTCGCCAAGCACGCCGACGACCTGCTGCCCACCGAGATCCCGGCGAACGTCTACGAGGGCCTCAAGGCCTCCCCGGTCACCGACGTGCACGTGTTCGGCCGCCGCGGCCCCACCTCGGTGAAGTTCACCCCGCTGGAGCTGCGCGAACTCGGCGAACTCAACGACGTGGACATCATCGTGCATGACGAGGACTTCGACTACGACGATGCCGCCCGCGCGGCCGTGGCCAGCAACAAGCAGGTCTTCGTGATCGACAAGGTGCTCAACCAGTGGCGGAAGCGCGAGACCGGCAACGCGTCCCGACGGCTGCACCTGCACTTCTTCGCCCGCCCGGTGGAGGTCACCGACGACGGCAACGGCCACGTCGGCGGCTTCAAGTACGAGCGCACCGCACCGGATGGTCAGGGCGGCGTCGTGGGCACCGGTGAGATCCGTGAGGTGCCGATCCAGGCCATCTACCGGGCCGTCGGCTACTACGGCTCCTCGCTGCCGGGCATCCCATTCGACAAGAAGCGCGGCGTGATCCCCAACCGCGAAGGCCAGGTGCTCTGGAAGGGCGAGCCGGGCTTCGAGTCCAGCACGGCCAGTCAGCAGATGTACGGCGTCTACGCCACCGGCTGGATCAAGCGTGGACCGGTGGGCCTGATCGGGCACACCAAGTCCGACGCCATGGAAACCGTGCGGCACCTGATCAACGATGTCGGCAACTGGTGGCGGCCCGAGTCGCCCTCCGAGGAGAGCATCCTCGAGCTGCTCGACGAGCGCGGCGTGGCATACACCGACCTCGACGGCTGGCACCGCCTCGACCAGCACGAGCTCGCGCTCGGCGCCGAGCAGGGTCGCGTGCGCGTCAAGGTGGTTCCCCGTCACGAGATGGTCGAGATCTCCCGGGCCCAGGTGCCCGCCGAGCTCTAG
- a CDS encoding alpha/beta hydrolase encodes MGELVWQEDLLGERFQQATLPLGSDGEGDVVATLVRHRPTATELVSPFAPAHGIDVLYVHGWSDYFFQTGLAEHWHRVGARFYALDLRKYGRSLRDHQTPGYVADLATYDADIDAALTAMGHGENAERPSRRRLVLMGHSTGGLTLSLWASRHPGRAHALVLNSPWLELQTGGAGRAFIAPLVQLGARVQPLGTLPQVDLGFYTRSVSADTGGEWSYNKLWRPARGFPAHRAWLNAVLEGQAAVAGGLGIDVPILTLLSARSTILPRWSDQMRFTDSVLVVDDIARAAVRLGSSVTVARIEGALHDVVLSAPAPRAAAYAALTRWLRAYAP; translated from the coding sequence ATGGGGGAGCTCGTGTGGCAGGAGGATCTGCTCGGGGAGCGCTTCCAGCAGGCCACGCTGCCGCTCGGCAGCGACGGCGAGGGCGATGTGGTCGCCACCCTGGTTCGCCACCGGCCGACGGCGACCGAGCTCGTCTCGCCGTTCGCCCCGGCGCACGGTATCGACGTGCTCTACGTGCACGGATGGTCGGACTACTTCTTCCAGACCGGCCTCGCCGAACACTGGCACCGGGTGGGCGCCCGTTTCTACGCCCTGGACCTGCGCAAGTACGGGCGCAGCCTGCGCGACCACCAGACCCCCGGCTACGTGGCCGACCTGGCCACCTACGACGCGGACATCGACGCCGCCCTCACCGCGATGGGCCACGGGGAGAACGCCGAGCGGCCGTCTCGCCGCCGCTTGGTGCTGATGGGCCACTCCACCGGCGGACTCACACTGAGCCTGTGGGCGTCCCGGCATCCCGGCCGGGCGCATGCCCTGGTGTTGAACAGTCCGTGGCTCGAGCTGCAGACCGGCGGTGCGGGTCGCGCTTTCATCGCGCCCCTCGTGCAGCTGGGCGCCCGGGTGCAGCCGTTGGGCACCCTGCCCCAGGTGGACCTCGGCTTCTACACCCGCTCGGTCTCGGCCGACACCGGCGGCGAGTGGAGCTACAACAAGCTCTGGCGGCCGGCGCGCGGTTTCCCGGCTCATCGCGCCTGGCTGAACGCGGTGCTCGAGGGTCAGGCCGCCGTGGCGGGCGGGCTGGGCATCGACGTGCCCATTCTCACGCTGCTCTCGGCGCGGTCGACGATCCTGCCGCGGTGGAGCGACCAGATGCGGTTCACCGACAGCGTGCTGGTGGTCGACGACATCGCCAGGGCCGCGGTGCGGCTGGGTTCCTCGGTCACCGTGGCGCGCATCGAGGGCGCACTGCACGACGTCGTTCTCTCGGCTCCGGCTCCGCGGGCGGCGGCGTACGCGGCGCTCACCCGGTGGCTGCGCGCCTACGCCCCCTAA